A region from the Benincasa hispida cultivar B227 chromosome 8, ASM972705v1, whole genome shotgun sequence genome encodes:
- the LOC120082545 gene encoding transcription factor TCP10-like gives MGSQRLSLNDEDEKTAKLGRRDRRLRSSAGAVPGKVYTSRGLRARRFRLSAPTAIEFYDVQDRLGLDRPTETMDWLLENAKSAIDALSRPLETVDRELRKQIFISPVPSSSSSQFQSYPLENFSQKGNLAVFSPMILNATPEEFSGIQPPVPSQSNVETGFLSFPIWE, from the exons ATGGGTTCTCAAAGGCTTTCTCTTAATGATGAGGATGAGAAGACGGCGAAGCTCGGCCGGAGAGACCGTCGCCTCCGTTCGAGCGCCGGCGCCGTTCCCGGCAAGGTTTACACCTCGAGAGGCCTCCGAGCGAGGAGGTTTCGGCTGTCGGCTCCGACTGCTATTGAATTCTACGACGTTCAGGATCGCCTTGGATTGGACCGACCAACTGAAACCATGGATTGGCTTCTTGAGAATGCCAAATCCGCCATTGATGCCCTTTCTCGACCATTAGAAACAGTGGACAGAGAGCTTAGAAAACAGATTTTCATCTCCCCTGTTCCTTCGTCTTCTTCCTCCCAGTTCCAGTCTTACCCACTTGAAAACTTCTCCCAAAAA GGTAACCTCGCTGTTTTCAGTCCGATGATTTTGAATGCCACGCCGGAGGAATTTTCCGGCATCCAGCCACCGGTTCCAAGTCAGAGCAATGTCGAAACTGGTTTTCTTTCCTTTCCGATCTGGGAATAG